A section of the Malania oleifera isolate guangnan ecotype guangnan chromosome 2, ASM2987363v1, whole genome shotgun sequence genome encodes:
- the LOC131148813 gene encoding vacuolar protein-sorting-associated protein 11 homolog yields the protein MYQWRKFEFFEEKFAGKSSIPDEVTGKVECCSSGRGKIVVGCDDGTVNLLDRGLKFNYGFQAHSSSVLFVQQLKQRNFLVTIGEDEQVSPQLSALCLKVFDLDKMQPEGSSTTSPECIQILRIFTNQFPEAKITSFLVLEEAPPILLIAIGLDNGCIYCIKGDIARERITRFKLQVDNISDKSHSSITGLGFRVDGQALQLFAVTQTSVSLFSFQYQPPRRQTLDQIGCDINSVTMSDLSELIIGRPEAVYFYEVDGRGPCWAFEGEKKFLGWFRGYLLCVIADRRNGKNTFNIYDLKNRLIAQSLVVKEVSHMLCEWGNIILILSDKSALCVGEKDMESKLDMLFKKNLYTIAINLVQSQQADAAATAEVLRKYGDHLYGKQDYDEAMAQYIHTIGHLEPSYVIQKFLDAQRIYNLTNYLEKLHEKGLASKDHTTLLLNCYTKLKDVEKLNVFIKSEDGVGEHKFDVETAIRVCRAANYHEHAMYVAKKAGKHEWYLKILLEDLGRYEEALQYISSLDPSQAGVTVKEYGKILIEHKPFETIEILLRLCTEEGESTKRGAPNGTYLPMLPSPVDFLNIFIHHPRSLMDFLEKYTNKIKDSPAQVEIHNTLLELYLPNDLNFPTISQANINGDLSFRAKRPSGVAVISRAEANGKLIANQKDLDEEKDLLERREKGLCLLKNAWPSDLEHPLYDVDLAIILCEMNAFKEGLLYLYEKMKLYKEVVACYMQAHDHEGLIACCKRLGDAKRGGDPFLWADLLNYFGELGEECSKEVKEVLTYIERDDIVPPIIVLQTLSRNPCLTLSVIKDYIARKLEQESKLIEEDRRSIEKYQEETLAMRKEIQDLRTNARIFQLSKCTACTFTLDLPAVHFMCMHSFHQRCLGDNEKECPECAPEYRSVLEMKRNLEQNSKDQDLFFQQVTSSKDGFSVIAEYFGKGIISKPSIGPTGTHRSGSTSGSGF from the exons CAACGAAATTTCCTAGTAACTATTGGAGAAGATGAACAAGTATCTCCTCAGCTCTCGGCTTTGTGCTTGAAAGTTTTTGATCTTGATAAGATGCAGCCAGAGGGATCAAGCACGACAAGTCCAGAATGTATACAAATATTGCGCATATTCACTAATCAGTTTCCTGAAGCCAAG ATTACTTCATTTTTAGTCTTAGAAGAAGCTCCACCAATTTTACTCATTGCTATTGGATTAGATAATGGTTGCATTTACTGCATCAAAGGAGACATTGCACGTGAACGTATCACACGCTTTAAGCTTCAGGTGGATAATATATCGGACAAAAGCCATTCTTCTATTACTGGTCTTGGGTTTCGAGTTGATGGTCAAGCCCTGCAACTTTTTGCAGTAACTCAAACCTCTGTGAGCTTGTTTAGTTTTCAGTATCAACCACCTAGGCGGCAAACTTTAGATCAGATTGGATGCGACATTAATAGTGTTACTATGAGTGATCTCTCG GAACTGATAATTGGTCGACCTGAGGCTGTCTATTTCTATGAAGTTGATGGACGTGGTCCTTGTTGGGCTTTTGAAGGGGAGAAAAAGTTTCTTGGGTGGTTTCGTGGATATCTTTTGTGTGTTATTGCAGATAGAAGAAATGGCAAGAATACTTTCAATATTTATGATCTGAAGAATCGTCTAATTGCCCAGAGTCTTGTTGTTAAAGAAGTTTCCCACATGCTTTGTGAATGGGGCAACATAATATTAATATTGAGTGATAAATCAGCTTTATGTGTTGGAGAGAAGGACATGGAAAGCAAGTTAGATATGCTTTTCAAGAAGAATCTTTATACAATTGCCATTAATCTTGTTCAAAGTCAGCAAGCTGATGCAGCTGCTACTGCTGAagtgttaaggaaatatggggaCCATTTATATGGCAAACAGGACTATGATGAAGCTATGGCTCAGTATATCCACACCATTGGTCACCTTGAACCATCATATGTAATACAGAAGTTTCTTGATGCACAAAGAATCTACAACCTTACCAATTACTTGGAAAAACTACATGAGAAGGGGCTTGCATCTAAAGATCATACAACTCTTCTGTTAAATTGCTATACCAAATTGAAAGATGTTGAAAAGCTGAATGTCTTCATTAAAAGTGAGGATGGTGTCGGGGAGCATAAATTTGATGTGGAGACTGCAATAAGAGTATGCCGTGCTGCCAATTATCATGAGCATGCAATGTATGTTGCCAAAAAGGCAGGGAAGCATGAGTGGTACTTAAAAATCTTACTTGAAGACCTGGGTAGATATGAAGAAGCATTGCAATATATTTCAAGTCTTGATCCAAGTCAAGCTGGGGTAACAGTAAAAGAGTATGGTAAGATTCTAATAGAGCACAAGCCATTTGAGACAATTGAGATACTCCTGAGGCTTTGTACTGAGGAAGGAGAATCAACTAAGAGAGGGGCCCCAAATGGTACATATTTACCCATGTTGCCATCACCTGTTGATTTTCTCAACATTTTTATCCATCATCCTCGGTCTCTTATGGATTTCCTTGAGAAATACACTAATAAGATAAAGGATTCACCTGCTCAAGTAGAAATTCACAATACGCTCTTGGAGTTGTACCTGCCTAATGACCTAAACTTCCCAACAATCTCCCAAGCCAACATTAATGGAGATCTTAGCTTTAGAGCAAAAAGGCCGTCTGGTGTAGCTGTGATATCTAGAGCAGAGGCCAATGGGAAATTAATTGCCAATCAGAAAGACTTGGATGAGGAAAAAGATCTTTTGGAAAGACGTGAGAAGGGACTATGCTTGCTTAAAAATGCATGGCCATCTGACTTGGAACATCCACTTTATGATGTCGATCTTGCTATAATTCTCTGTGAAATGAATGCATTTAAAGAAGGGCTTCTGTATCTATATGAGAAGATGAAACTGTATAAAGAGGTGGTTGCCTGCTACATGCAGGCCCATGACCATGAAGGGTTGATTGCTTGCTGCAAGAGGCTGGGGGATGCAAAAAGGGGAGGAGATCCATTTCTGTGGGCAGATCTTTTAAATTACTTCGGTGAACTTGGGGAAGAATGCTCCAAGGAAGTAAAAGAAGTTCTAACTTATATCGAAAGGGATGATATCGTGCCTCCTATTATTGTTCTTCAGACACTGTCCAGGAATCCTTGCCTCACCCTCTCTGTTATCAAGGATTATATTGCTAGAAAGCTTGAACAGGAATCCAAGCTCATTGAAGAGGACAGGCGATCTATTGAGAAATATCAG GAAGAAACATTAGCAATGAGAAAAGAAATCCAGGATCTTAGGACAAATGCCAGGATCTTCCAGCTAAGCAAATGCACTGCTTGCACTTTCACTCTTGATCTCCCGGCAGTCCACTTTATGTGCATGCATTCATTCCATCAGCGTTGCCTTGGTGATAACGAGAAGGAATGCCCCGAATGCGCTCCCGAGTACCGATCTGTCctggaaatgaagagaaacttggAGCAAAATTCCAAAGACCAAGATCTGTTTTTTCAGCAAGTGACTAGTTCAAAGGATGGGTTTTCTGTGATAGCTGAGTATTTTGGGAAGGGGATCATTAGCAAACCAAGTATTGGACCCACAGGCACTCATAGATCAGGCAGTACTTCAGGAAGTGGTTTCTAA